A single window of Aquarana catesbeiana isolate 2022-GZ linkage group LG10, ASM4218655v1, whole genome shotgun sequence DNA harbors:
- the C1QC gene encoding complement C1q subcomponent subunit C — protein MIVGLILISLLLLVDSGEPPCSSPIPGLPGIPASPGRDGRDGLKGAKGEKGLPARSNMSGLKGEKGMEGPKGPLGKNGPKGPPGTPGEKGERGPQGDNGMPGNYKSQYQSAFTVKRNTVEHPQPNVPIKFNEVITNIDNDYNRETGKFVCRITGLYYFVFHTSQSQNLCTTLRVDDDIKASFCDHLSNTHQVTSGGVLLQLRRGQEVWLVANDYNGMVGIENNDSVFTGFLVFPG, from the exons ATGATTGTGGGGCTCATCCTCATCTCCCTCCTCCTATTGGTGGACAGCGGAGAACCGCCATGCTCCTCCCCCATCCCAGGTCTCCCTGGGATTCCCGCAAGTCCGGGCAGAGACGGGCGGGACGGCCTGAAAGGCGCCAAAGGAGAGAAAG GTCTGCCTGCGCGATCGAACATGTCCGGACTGAAAGGGGAAAAGGGAATGGAAGGCCCAAAAGGCCCATTGGGGAAAAATGGCCCTAAGGGACCCCCAGGGACCCCAGGAGAGAAAGGTGAGCGGGGCCCCCAAGGGGACAATGGGATGCCCGGTAACTACAAGAGTCAGTATCAGTCGGCATTCACTGTGAAAAGAAACACGGTCGAACACCCCCAGCCCAACGTCCCGATCAAGTTCAACGAAGTCATTACCAACATCGACAACGACTACAACCGGGAGACGGGGAAGTTTGTGTGCCGCATCACCGGGCTCTACTACTTCGTGTTCCACACCTCCCAGTCCCAGAACCTGTGTACCACCCTCCGCGTGGATGACGACATCAAGGCCAGCTTCTGTGACCACCTCTCCAATACTCATCAGGTCACCTCGGGGGGCGTCCTCCTCCAGCTGAGGAGGGGACAGGAGGTGTGGCTGGTCGCCAATGACTACAACGGCATGGTCGGCATCGAAAACAATGACAGCGTCTTCACCGGCTTCCTGGTCTTCCCAGGTTAA